In Exiguobacterium sp. 9-2, the genomic window ACCTGCCATTGTACGCCAAACGCATCTTCGACAATACCATAGGCTTCACTCCAAAACGTCTTTTGAATCGGCATGATGATCTTGCCGCCTTCAGCGAGCCGTGCGAACGTTTCGTGCAAAAGCTTCACATCAGCTAAGTGGAGGGCTAACGTGATGTTTTGTCCGAACGTCACAGGGTTTTGTGGCATCGCGTCTGAGAACATGAGACGTGTGCCATGAACGATGAGTTGTGCGTGTAAAATCAGTGTCTGGTGCTCCGGTGGATACGGTTGACCATCCGGTCCAGGACCTGGTCCGAACTCCATGATTTCCGGCATTTCTTCCTGGAACACCTCTGTGTAGAACGTCAACGCTTCACGGGTATTTCCATTAAAGACAAGATACGGATTAATCGGCATGGGAAAGCTCCTTTCAAAAGGGAGAATGTGTTTCTTTCAGTGTACCAAACATTCGTTCGTATAAAAAGAGTAGGTTGCTGATTTATTTAGTATAAATGATAACGGTTTCAATTTATCTGATTTTTATAAAAAATAGGTTGCAACTTCCAGAAAGACTTCGTATACTAAATTTATCGAAAGCGCTTTCGGTGAAATGGAGTGAGTAGTATGGGAACAATTTATGATTTAGCGAA contains:
- a CDS encoding VOC family protein, with the translated sequence MPINPYLVFNGNTREALTFYTEVFQEEMPEIMEFGPGPGPDGQPYPPEHQTLILHAQLIVHGTRLMFSDAMPQNPVTFGQNITLALHLADVKLLHETFARLAEGGKIIMPIQKTFWSEAYGIVEDAFGVQWQVNHETSMG